One window from the genome of Moraxella nasibovis encodes:
- a CDS encoding diaminobutyrate--2-oxoglutarate transaminase — translation MSVHSVNHTPVAAKDGATNEYYLTRQNEMESNVRSYPRKLPLAIAKAQGCWVTDVEGNEYLDCLAGAGTLALGHNHPATINAIKDVLESGLPLHTLDITTPIKDAFTEKLLSFFPKDFVLQFCGPTGADGTEAAIKLAKTYTGRDNVIAFSGGYHGMTHGSLAMTGNLSAKEKVGNLMAGVQFMPYPHEYRCPLGLGGEAGVDALTYYFENFIEDVESGVVKPAAVILEAIQGEGGVVPAPKKWLQKIREVTAKHDIVLILDEVQAGFARSGKMFAFEHAEIVPDVVVMSKAVGGGLPLCVLAINKKFDAWAPAGHTGTFRGNQLAMAAGYNVLNEISNNNLTENSRIQGEFLRDELRKIAQEFGCIGHVRGRGLMTGIEIVDERQPKDQIGSHPADAELAVAIQKACFDNKLLLERGGRGGTVVRLLCPITITTDECQEVITRFKKAVAEAVKAVRG, via the coding sequence CACAAGGGTGCTGGGTAACAGATGTTGAGGGTAATGAATACCTTGACTGCTTAGCTGGCGCAGGCACACTTGCCCTAGGACACAATCACCCTGCCACAATCAACGCCATTAAAGACGTGCTAGAAAGCGGTTTGCCACTGCATACCCTTGACATTACCACGCCGATTAAAGACGCATTTACCGAAAAATTGTTGTCATTTTTTCCAAAAGATTTTGTCCTACAATTCTGCGGCCCAACGGGTGCGGACGGTACAGAAGCTGCCATCAAGCTTGCCAAAACCTACACAGGGCGCGACAATGTCATCGCATTCTCTGGCGGCTATCACGGCATGACGCACGGTTCGCTTGCGATGACAGGCAATTTGTCCGCCAAAGAAAAGGTCGGCAACCTGATGGCGGGCGTGCAGTTCATGCCATATCCGCACGAATACCGTTGCCCACTTGGGCTTGGCGGTGAGGCGGGCGTGGACGCTTTGACTTATTATTTTGAAAACTTCATCGAGGATGTCGAAAGTGGTGTGGTAAAACCCGCTGCCGTTATCCTAGAAGCCATTCAAGGTGAAGGCGGTGTTGTCCCTGCGCCCAAAAAATGGCTCCAAAAAATCCGTGAAGTTACCGCCAAACATGACATCGTGCTTATCCTAGACGAAGTACAGGCTGGCTTTGCTCGCTCTGGCAAGATGTTTGCCTTTGAACACGCCGAGATTGTCCCTGATGTGGTCGTCATGTCTAAGGCGGTGGGCGGCGGTTTGCCACTTTGCGTATTGGCGATTAACAAAAAATTTGACGCTTGGGCGCCAGCAGGACACACAGGCACTTTCCGTGGCAATCAGCTTGCCATGGCGGCAGGCTACAATGTCTTGAACGAAATCAGCAATAATAACCTAACCGAAAACTCACGCATTCAAGGCGAGTTTTTGCGTGATGAGCTGCGTAAAATTGCACAAGAATTCGGCTGTATCGGTCATGTGCGTGGGCGTGGTCTGATGACGGGCATCGAGATTGTCGATGAGCGTCAGCCAAAAGACCAAATCGGTTCACACCCTGCCGACGCGGAGCTTGCCGTTGCCATTCAAAAAGCGTGCTTTGATAATAAGCTGCTGTTAGAGCGTGGTGGTCGTGGCGGTACGGTGGTGCGTTTGCTGTGTCCGATTACCATTACTACGGACGAGTGCCAAGAGGTCATCACTCGCTTTAAAAAAGCGGTAGCGGAAGCGGTGAAAGCAGTGCGTGGCTAG